The genomic segment CAATATAACAAAAAGTTATAATGGAAATTATAATGCGGTAAGCAATTTAAATTTGGAAATCAAGGATGGAGAAATATATGGATTATTAGGACCTAATGGGGCGGGAAAGACAACAACTATTAAAATGATAACTGGAATAATAGCGCCTACATCGGGAAAGATTGAAATTAATGGAATTGATATTAGTAAAGAGCCAGTTAGAGCAAAAGAGCAATTTGGTTATGTCCCAGATAGCCCGGATATGTTTTTAAGATTAAGTGGAATGGAATATTTAAATTTCATGGCTGATGTTTATGGGGTTTCAAAGGAAGAAAGATTATCAAGGATAAGAGAAATATCAAAAAGGTTTGAAATGGAGTTGGCATTAGGAGATAAGATACATTCATATTCTCATGGTATGAGACAAAAGGTAGTTCTTATGGGAGTTTTGATTCATAAGCCAAAAGTTTGGATTTTAGATGAACCGATGACAGGTTTAGATCCAAAATCAGCATTTACATTAAAAGAAATGATGAGAGAACATGCTGATGAAGGAAATACCGTGATTTTTTCTACACATGTGTTGGAAGTTGCAGAGAAAGTCTGTGATAAAGTCGCGATTATTAATAAAGGGCAATTAATATTTAATGGAACACTAAGCAATATGAGAAAAGAGTTTAAAGAAAATGAATCCTTAGAAGAGATGTTTTTGGAGATGATTCAAGATGAATAGGCTTAAGATAATAACAAAATATTTTATAAGAAATGCATTTGAGGAAATGTTTGCTAGTAGTAAGAAAATGAAACCTGTGTTCGCAGTAATGCTAATGATATTTATTGTAGTAATGCTATCTATGCCTTTTACTGTAATAATAAGTGAAGGCTACGGACCACTTCATGCTATGAGACAGGAAGGAATATTATTATCAATAATACTGTCAATTGGGGAGAGTGTTTCTTTTATCTTTGGAATGTATACAATAATAAATATCTTATACTTTTCAAATGATATTGAAGTTATATTACCACTTCCTTTTAAAAGCAGTGAAATAGTATTTGGAAAGTTTATGGCAGTGTTAATTAATATGTATGTGTATACATCAATGTTAATTTTGCCACTTATAGTCTATGGATTTGTGTCAAAGGCAAGCTTCTTATATTACTTATATGGAATTATAGTGTTATTAATAACTCCTATTGTACCGATGGTATTGGCATCATTAATATGCATGATTCTTATGAGGTTTACTAGCTTATCTAAGCATAAAGATGCATTTAGAGTATTTACAGGGTGTGCATCACTAATTTTGATAGTAGGATTCAATCTTTTTACATCAAGTTCTGGAAGAAGTACAAATTCACAGCAAATGATTCAAAGATTTTCAGATGGAAATAACAGCGCGATAAGTACACTAAATGATATTTTCATAACAAGTAGATTTTCTTCAAATGGGCTATTATATAATAATGACATTAGAGGCTTGCTTAATATACTTATGTCTTTATGCCTAAGTTTAATAATTTTCATAATATATTATTATATAGGAGGAAAGTTATATTTAAAGGGAGTAATAGGTATTTCTGAAACTTATAGCAAGAGGGAAAATATTTTAGAAAACGGTAAGGCAAATAAAATAATAAAAGAAAATTCAAAATTAAAAGCATTAATTATAAAAGATGTTAAAATCTTATTCAGAACTCCTCAATTCTTTATTAATTGCATAGCGATGATGTTTTACATGCCGGCAGTAATGGGTGTTGCATTTTTTTCCGGTGGTAAACTATCAGAGTATAGGTATTTATTAAATAGTAGTCCCAAATGGAATGCGATTACCATAGCAATTGCATTTGTAGGTGGAACGGTATGTATAATGTCAGGTGGAGCAGGTGCAAGTGCACTTTCAAGAGAGGGGAAAGATTTTATTGTATCGAAGTATATTCCTGTGGAATATAAAACTCAGCTATACTCTAAGATTCTTTCGTCATTATTTATAAATGAATTTGGAATGGTTATAGTTGTCTTAGGACTTTTGCTAGTAAATGTAAGTCCTATTATAATATTACTAGGAACAATATCTTCTTTCGGATCAATACTTATGATAACTTTATTAGGATTATATATAGACTTTAGATCACCAAAATTGGAATGGGAAAATGAAAAAGCAATGTTTAAAAATAATTATATACCTCTGTTAATTATGCTTATTATATTTATATTAGGAGCTGGTTTAGTAGCTGCTGCCATAATTCTGAGGAATTATGTGATTATATTTGGAATTTGCATTATTATTTCACTTGTTGGAAGTGGTCTTTTATATAAAGGTTTATTAAAGAATGCTTTTAAAATATATAATGAAAAATAGACAGAATAAGATACAAATGCATTACAAAAATTCGCTTTTTGATTTTGTAATGCATTTTTTATTAAAGTAAATTGGTAATTGAGAAATAAAATGAATGTATGAGAAACAAATTATAATAAAACTGCTGATGTTACAAATAGTAATATT from the Clostridium beijerinckii genome contains:
- a CDS encoding ABC transporter ATP-binding protein, translating into MINICNITKSYNGNYNAVSNLNLEIKDGEIYGLLGPNGAGKTTTIKMITGIIAPTSGKIEINGIDISKEPVRAKEQFGYVPDSPDMFLRLSGMEYLNFMADVYGVSKEERLSRIREISKRFEMELALGDKIHSYSHGMRQKVVLMGVLIHKPKVWILDEPMTGLDPKSAFTLKEMMREHADEGNTVIFSTHVLEVAEKVCDKVAIINKGQLIFNGTLSNMRKEFKENESLEEMFLEMIQDE
- a CDS encoding putative ABC transporter permease subunit; translation: MNRLKIITKYFIRNAFEEMFASSKKMKPVFAVMLMIFIVVMLSMPFTVIISEGYGPLHAMRQEGILLSIILSIGESVSFIFGMYTIINILYFSNDIEVILPLPFKSSEIVFGKFMAVLINMYVYTSMLILPLIVYGFVSKASFLYYLYGIIVLLITPIVPMVLASLICMILMRFTSLSKHKDAFRVFTGCASLILIVGFNLFTSSSGRSTNSQQMIQRFSDGNNSAISTLNDIFITSRFSSNGLLYNNDIRGLLNILMSLCLSLIIFIIYYYIGGKLYLKGVIGISETYSKRENILENGKANKIIKENSKLKALIIKDVKILFRTPQFFINCIAMMFYMPAVMGVAFFSGGKLSEYRYLLNSSPKWNAITIAIAFVGGTVCIMSGGAGASALSREGKDFIVSKYIPVEYKTQLYSKILSSLFINEFGMVIVVLGLLLVNVSPIIILLGTISSFGSILMITLLGLYIDFRSPKLEWENEKAMFKNNYIPLLIMLIIFILGAGLVAAAIILRNYVIIFGICIIISLVGSGLLYKGLLKNAFKIYNEK